In Eschrichtius robustus isolate mEscRob2 chromosome 2, mEscRob2.pri, whole genome shotgun sequence, a single window of DNA contains:
- the PCDH1 gene encoding protocadherin-1: MDCRARGLRCPEAALLILEPARMGSLRHSPGPGGQRLLLPALLLALLLLLAPSPGHATRVVYKVPEEQPPNTLIGSLAADYGFPDVGHLYKLEVGAPYLRVDGKTGDIFTTETSIDREGLRECQNQLPGEPCILEFEVSITDLVQNGSPRLLEGQIEVQDINDNTPNFASPVITLPIPENTNIGSLFPIPVASDRDAGPNGVASYELQLGPEAQELFGLQVAEDQDGKQPQLIVMGNLDRERLDSYDLTIKVQDGGNPPRASSALLRVTVLDTNDNAPKFERPSYEAELSENSPIGHSVIQVKANDSDQGANAEIDYTFHQVPEVVRRLLRLDRNTGLITVQGPVDREDLSTLRFSVLAKDRGTNPKSARAQVVVTVKDMNDNAPTIEIRGIGLVTHQDGMANISEDVAEETAVALVQVSDRDEGENAAVTCVVAGDVPFQLRQASDTGSDSKKKYFLQTTTPLDYEKVKDYTIEIVAVDSGNPPLSSTNSLKVQVVDVNDNAPVFTQSVTEVAFPENNKPGEVVAEVTASDADSGSNAELVYSLEPEPAAKGLFTISPETGEIRVKTSLDREQRESYELKVVAADRGSPSLQGTATVLVNVLDCNDNDPKFMLSGYNFSVMENMPALSPVGMVTVIDGDKGENARVQLTVEQDNGDFVIQNGTGTILSSLSFDREQQSTYTFQLKAVDGGVPPRSAYVGVTINVLDENDNAPFITAPSNTSHRLLTPQTRLGETVSQVTAEDIDSGVNAELTYSIAGGNPYGLFQIGSHSGAITLEKEIERRHHGLHRLVVKVSDRGKPPRYGTALVHLYVNDTLANRTLLETLLGHSLDTPLDIDIAGDPEYERSKQRSNILFGVVAGVVAVALLIALAVLVRYCRQREAKSGYQAGKKETKDLYAPKPSSKVSKGNKSKGKKSKSPKPVKPVEDEDEAGLQKSLKFNLMSDAPGDSPRIHLPLNYPPGSPDLGRHYRSNSPLPSIQLQPQSPSASKKHQVVQDLPPANTFVGTGDTTSTGSEQYSDYSYRTNPPKYPSKQLPHRRVTFSATSQAQELQDPSQHSYYDSGLEESETPSSKSSSGPRLGPLALPEDHYERTTPDGSIGEMEHPENDLRPLPDVAMTGTCTRECSEFGHSDTCWMPGQSSPSRRTKSSALKLSTFVPYQDRGGQEPAGAGSPSPPEDRNTKTAPVRLLPSYSAFSHSSHDSCKDSATLEEIPLTQTSDFPPAATPASAQTAKREIYL; this comes from the exons ATGGACTGCAGGGCCCGCGGCCTGCGCTGCCCAGAGGCAG CCCTCCTGATTCTGGAGCCTGCCCGGATGGGGTCCCTGAGGCACAGCCCAGGCCCTGGGGGGCAACGGTTGCTGCTGCCCGCCTTGCTGCTGGCACTTCTGCTGCTGCTGGCTCCATCCCCAGGCCATGCCACTCGGGTGGTGTACAAGGTGCCAGAGGAACAACCGCCCAACACCCTCATTGGGAGCCTCGCAGCCGATTATGGTTTTCCAGACGTGGGCCACCTATACAAACTAGAAGTAGGCGCCCCGTACCTGCGGGTGGATGGCAAGACGGGCGACATCTTTACCACGGAGACCTCTATCGACCGCGAGGGGCTCCGTGAATGCCAGAACCAGCTCCCTGGTGAGCCCTGCATCCTGGAGTTTGAGGTGTCTATCACGGACCTTGTGCAGAATGGCAGCCCCCGGCTGCTAGAGGGCCAGATAGAGGTCCAGGACATCAATGACAACACGCCCAACTTCGCCTCACCAGTCATCACGCTGCCCATCCCCGAGAACACCAACATTGGCTCACTCTTCCCCATCCCGGTGGCTTCGGACCGCGATGCTGGCCCCAACGGTGTGGCATCCTATGAGCTGCAGTTGGGGCCCGAGGCCCAGGAGCTATTTgggctgcaggtggcagaggaccAGGACGGAAAGCAGCCGCAGCTCATCGTGATGGGCAACCTGGACCGGGAGCGCTTGGACTCGTATGACCTCACTATCAAGGTGCAGGATGGTGGCAACCCCCCACGCGCCAGCAGCGCCCTGCTGCGAGTCACCGTGCTCGACACCAATGACAATGCCCCCAAGTTCGAGCGGCCATCCTACGAGGCTGAGCTGTCTGAGAACAGCCCCATAGGACACTCGGTCATCCAG GTGAAGGCCAATGACTCCGACCAAGGTGCCAACGCAGAGATCGACTACACGTTCCACCAGGTGCCCGAAGTTGTGAGGCGTCTTCTGAGACTGGACAGGAACACGGGACTTATCACTGTGCAGGGCCCCGTGGACCGCGAGGACCTAAGCACCCTGCGCTTCTCGGTGCTTGCCAAGGACCGAGGCACCAACCCCAAGAGTGCCCGAGCCCAAGTGGTGGTGACCGTGAAGGACATGAACGACAATGCCCCCACCATTGAAATCCGGGGCATAGGGCTGGTGACTCACCAAGACGGGATGGCTAACATCTCAGAGGACGTGGCAGAAGAAACAGCTGTGGCCCTGGTGCAGGTATCTGACCGAGATGAGGGAGAAAATGCAGCTGTCACCTGTGTGGTGGCAGGTGACGTGCCCTTCCAGCTCCGCCAGGCCAGTGACACGGGAAGTGACAGCAAGAAGAAGTACTTCCTGCAGACGACCACCCCGCTCGACTATGAGAAGGTCAAAGACTACACCATTGAGATTGTGGCCGTGGACTCTGGCAACCCCCCACTCTCGAGCACCAATTCCCTCAAGGTGCAGGTGGTGGATGTCAATGACAATGCACCTGTCTTCACCCAGAGCGTCACTGAGGTTGCCTTCCCAGAAAACAACAAGCCAGGTGAAGTGGTCGCTGAGGTCACTGCCAGTGATGCCGACTCGGGCTCCAATGCTGAGCTGGTTTACTCTCTGGAGCCTGAGCCAGCTGCCAAGGGCCTCTTCACCATCTCACCTGAAACTGGAGAGATCCGGGTGAAGACATCCCTTGATAGGGAACAGAGGGAAAGCTATGAGTTGAAGGTGGTGGCAGCCGACCGGGGCAGCCCCAGCCTCCAAGGCACAGCCACCGTCCTTGTCAACGTGCTGGACTGCAATGACAATGACCCCAAGTTTATGCTGAGTGGCTACAACTTCTCAGTGATGGAGAACATGCCGGCGCTGAGTCCAGTGGGCATGGTGACGGTCATTGATGGGGACAAGGGGGAGAACGCCCGGGTGCAGCTCACGGTGGAGCAGGACAATGGTGATTTTGTTATCCAGAACGGCACGGGCACCATCCTCTCCAGCCTGAGCTTCGATCGGGAGCAGCAAAGCACCTATACCTTCCAGCTGAAGGCGGTGGACGGCGGCGTCCCACCTCGCTCGGCTTACGTTGGCGTCACCATCAACGTGCTGGATGAGAATGACAATGCACCCTTTATCACCGCCCCTTCCAACACCTCCCACCGGCTGCTGACCCCGCAGACCCGTCTGGGTGAGACGGTCAGCCAGGTGACAGCTGAGGACATTGACTCTGGTGTCAACGCCGAGCTGACCTACAGCATCGCCGGTGGCAACCCTTACGGACTCTTCCAGATTGGGTCACATTCCGGTGCCATCACCCTGGAAAAGGAGATTGAGCGGCGCCACCACGGGCTGCACCGCTTAGTGGTGAAGGTCAGTGACCGTGGCAAGCCCCCTCGCTATGGCACAGCCTTGGTCCACTTGTATGTCAATGACACCCTGGCCAACCGCACCCTGCTGGAGACCCTGCTGGGCCACAGCCTGGACACGCCGCTGGACATCGACATTGCTGGGGATCCGGAATACGAGCGCTCCAAGCAGCGCAGCAACATCCTATTTGGCGTGGTGGCGGGTGTCGTGGCCGTGGCCTTGCTCATCGCCCTGGCCGTGCTCGTGCGCTACTGCCGGCAACGGGAGGCCAAGAGTGGCTACCAGGCTGGCAAGAAGGAGACCAAGGACCTGTATGCTCCCAAGCCCAGCAGCAAAGTttccaagggaaacaaaagcaagggCAAGAAGAGCAAGTCTCCTAAGCCCGTGAAGCCGGTGGAGGACGAGGATGAGGCCGGGCTGCAGAAATCCCTCAAGTTCAACCTGATGAGCGATGCCCCTGGGGACAGCCCCCGCATCCACCTGCCCCTCAACTACCCACCAGGCAGCCCTGACCTCGGCCGCCACTATCGCTCTAATTCCCCGCTGCCTTCCATCCAGCTGCAGCCCCAGTCACCCTCCGCCTCCAAGAAGCACCAGGTGGTGCAGGACCTGCCGCCAGCCAACACTTTCGTAGGCACTGGGGACACGACGTCCACGGGCTCTGAGCAGTACTCCGACTACAGCTACCGCACCAACCCCCCCAAATACCCCAGCAAGCAG TTACCTCACCGGCGCGTCACCTTCTCCGCCACCAGCCAGGCGCAGGAGCTGCAGGACCCGTCCCAGCACAGTTACTACGACAGTGGCCTGGAGGAGTCTGAGACGCCGTCCAGCAAGTCATCCTCGGGGCCCCGACTCGGTCCCCTGGCTCTGCCTGAGGATCACTATGAGCGCACCACCCCCGATGGCAGCATAGGAGAGATGGAGCACCCCGAGAACG ACCTGCGCCCTTTGCCTGACGTCGCCATGACGGGCACATGTACCCGGGAGTGCAGTGAGTTTGGCCACTCCGACACGTGCTGGATGCCTGGCCAGTCGTCTCCCAGCCGCCGGACCAAGAGCAGCGCCCTCAAACTCTCCACCTTCGTGCCTTACCAGGACCGAGGAGGGCAGGAGCCTGCGGGCGCCGGCAGCCCCAGCCCCCCAGAAGACCGGAACACCAAAACGGCCCCTGTGCGCCTCCTGCCCTCCTACAGTGCCTTCTCCCACAGTAGCCATGATTCCTGCAAGGACTCGGCCACCTTGGAGGAAATCCCCCTGACCCAGACCTCGGACTTCCCACCTGCAGCCACACCGGCATCTGCCCAGACGGCCAAGCGCGAGATCTACCTGTGA